The candidate division KSB1 bacterium genome includes a region encoding these proteins:
- a CDS encoding bifunctional oligoribonuclease/PAP phosphatase NrnA — translation MLSDAEVAKLNELISAHQKFVLTTHINPDGDAIGSEIAMTEYLRGSGKHAIIINNSATPNNYKFLDRHQEIIVYDEQHRHLITDADAFIIVDISDWERLRTIGQLIKNMSAPKICIDHHHINYRFADLDIIHEEASSTGEIVYDFLVAVNFPINGIIAEALYTCLLSDTGSFRFSNTTAKTHRVASHLLELGINVREIHHLVYEQNSRSKMALLGEALRNLHYECDGRLAWFVLSEQMFQSCQASHWDTEGFPEIPRTIEGVDVSLMFTELDKDKVKISLRSKGKVVIHQIAEKFGGGGHHYAAGALVNSSLNEIVPIVVSEIKQLLGCE, via the coding sequence ATGTTATCTGACGCTGAAGTGGCCAAGCTCAATGAACTCATCTCTGCCCATCAAAAATTCGTTCTCACGACTCATATCAATCCCGATGGAGATGCCATTGGTTCGGAAATTGCTATGACCGAATATCTTCGCGGTTCTGGTAAACACGCGATAATCATCAATAACTCGGCTACACCAAACAACTATAAATTTTTAGATCGCCACCAGGAAATTATCGTTTATGATGAACAACATCGCCATTTAATCACCGATGCAGACGCGTTCATCATTGTCGATATTAGCGATTGGGAGCGATTGCGAACGATCGGTCAACTGATCAAAAACATGTCGGCTCCGAAAATCTGTATTGATCATCATCATATCAATTATCGCTTCGCTGATCTCGACATCATTCATGAAGAAGCTTCTTCTACTGGCGAGATCGTTTATGATTTTTTGGTCGCAGTGAATTTCCCGATCAATGGGATCATCGCTGAGGCGCTGTACACCTGTCTGCTGAGTGACACAGGCTCATTTCGTTTTTCAAATACCACAGCCAAAACGCATCGTGTTGCATCGCATCTTTTAGAACTTGGTATCAATGTCCGCGAGATCCATCATCTCGTTTATGAACAAAATTCCAGAAGCAAAATGGCATTGCTTGGAGAGGCGTTACGGAATCTTCATTATGAGTGCGATGGCCGTTTGGCCTGGTTTGTCTTGTCAGAACAGATGTTCCAATCGTGCCAGGCATCTCATTGGGATACAGAAGGTTTTCCGGAAATTCCCCGAACCATTGAAGGGGTTGATGTCAGTTTAATGTTCACTGAACTGGATAAAGATAAAGTGAAAATTAGCTTGCGTTCAAAAGGGAAAGTCGTGATTCATCAGATTGCAGAAAAATTTGGCGGCGGTGGACATCATTACGCTGCCGGCGCGCTGGTCAACAGCAGCCTCAACGAGATAGTCCCGATTGTCGTAAGCGAAATTAAGCAGTTGCTTGGATGCGAATGA